In the Thermodesulfobium sp. 4217-1 genome, AATTGGTCCCAAGGAAGGCTGTCTTATTGAAGCAAGAGACTTATGGCCTATTCTATTTAGAGCGTCTATGAGGCCAATTACAGTTGTAGTCTTACCTTCTCCGAATGGAGTGGGAGTAATACCCGTTACGAATATAAGCTTGCCAAAATCCTTCTTTGACTCATAAAGAAGCCTGTAATCAACCTTGGCCATATAATCACCATATGGTCTAAGGGATTCTTCAGGAATTTCATAACTCTTTGCAATATCAAAAACCTTTTTTAACTTAGCATTTTTTGAAATCTCATAATCAGTCATATTCTATCTCCTATTTTAAAGATATATTAATAAATCTACATAGTTAATTTTAACAAATTTTTGTAATAATTAAAAAGTTTTTTATCATTAGAATATTTTATTGCTGGAGATAGTATTTTCTTATGAATAGAAAGCATTACTAAATTATCGATATATTATAAAATAAGACCCTTTACAACTGGTATATAAAGCTCATTATCAGAAACTATATTAATTTTCTCTATTTTATTAAATGTAGCATCTAAATCGTATCCATCAACCTTACCCAGTTTATAAGCCATATTTTTATAAAAATCAAACAATTCAAGGTTTAAATCGATTTTATAGATTATAGACAAATATGCTAAAAGCCTAAATTCATCACTAATTGAGAAATTATTTTTGTTAAATCGATAGAGGCTCGACATTTTTTGTGCCTCAAGATTTTCAACACATTTAATTAATAATTCTTTAGATAGATTTAGCCTATCTCTTCCAGCCTCACTCAATAAACCTATTACATAACCATCTTCTTTGCTAATAATTTGAAAATTGTATTTAAAAACATGATTCAGAATCTTACTTGCGAAATTTAATAAGTTTTCTGGAAGAGATTGCTCTTTCTTTAAGATCTTCTTCATATCATATTTTTCAAAAGAGAAGGTTTTTGCCAATTCTAATTTCTTTGAAACACTAATTAGATCTTTTACTGAGTCTCTTAATTTTCTATTGATCGGAACGCCATTCATAATATCATTCTCCTAATCTTAGCAAATTCTTATACAAAAAATCACACTACTATATTTTAATTTAATATACAAATTTACACAATTAAAAGTTCACATGTTAAAAAGGCAAGCAGAAATTTCCTGCTTGCCTTTTTAACCTACATTCCCTCCACTCATAACGAGGCAGGCGGTTCAACACCAAGAGCCTCATATATTTCGTATTGTTTTTTTAGAATTTCTCCAAAACGAATATTATGTCCGGGTGTTTCAAAACATTCAATGAGGTCTAATTTATCAAGCAGCGTTGCAATAGTGTAGTCTTTAAAAAGATCGGCCTCCTGCATCTTTTTCTTGATATAAGATAGGTAAATTAGAGCAATGAATGCTACAAAAAGTTTACCTTCAAGGCTTTGCTCTGAGGATACCAAGAGCCTTCTTAAATTAAGACGTTCTTTGAGATTCCCAAAAGCTTTTTCAACAACATCCCTATTTCGATAAACCTGCAATGCTTCTTTAGTGCTCATCTTTTCATTAGTCATTAGAGCAAAAAAGCCATAGTAGCGTTTGGTCTTTGAAACAACATCCTTTTTGACTTCTACTTTAAGACCACCCCTTGGTGTTTGTATAAGATTAAAATACTTAGCGTAAAGTGCTTCATGTTCTTTGATGGTTTTGCCTTCAAGCAATTCATCTCTTAAAAGCACAAGAAGCTTATCAAGTCTTTTTTCGTCTTCAGCTGCTTTTTCTATATTGTAATAGTAGTGGATATAAACTTTGCGTTTCTCATTTAGCGTATCTTTCTTGTATGGCCTTTCACATTTATAAGTCAATGTTGTGTTTACGGTATGCATGTAGAGTTCATAGTCGCTGTCGTAGTGGTCGTATGTTTTGAAAGTATCATAGATTGTCTCAAGATTATCCTTTATGAAATTGATTGAAAAAGGAACGGAGAGTAAAAACTTACGATGCTTGCTGTAGAGTTCATTTATGTTGCTTGTGCTGTAAAAGCCTCTGTCCATTACAAGTTTCACATTCTTAAAACCAAGCTGACTTAAATCAATCAAAAGGTTGTTTAGCGTTTTAGTATCTGGAATGTTTCCAGCAAGCTTGCGGTAATAAAATGGCAGATTGGATACTGTTCCAAAAACAACTGCTAGATTTAATTGTTCAAGTGCATCATGTTCTTTGTTGTGTCCATACTGCAGTTGAGCTAGTCCTTCAGAGTAGCTTGAAATGGATGTAATATCATAAGCCCAGTATTCATTATCTGCTTTGCGCTTGCCCCAGACAGTAAAGAAATGCTGTTTTTGACTTTCCGTGATTGATGAAAACAGCTCACTGCTTTTTTGAGAAGGGATATCTTTGCCGTATGGGTGGTGATGCAAAAGACCCCATTTTTCAAAACGATAAAGTGCTCCGCTTTCTTCCAGTATAAGATAATAGGCAATAGATAGTATCTGTTTGTATTTTTCAGGGAAGCATCGCTTTAGATCATCAATAATGCCTAATTTATTTCCAATAGCATCAAAAAGGTAAGTAGCACCACAAAAACTCCTAGAAACATCTTTGCATGGAGCATTAGAATTATCATTGTTTTTTTTCTTGTGTCCTCTACCATCTGTAGGGATAATTTCTCCAGTATCTTTATCAACTCTGCCCACCAGAGTACGTCTTGCTCTTGATTGTTTCTTTTCTTTATCCCAGTATGAGAAAGATTTATATGCGTATGTAAGACCTGAGCGCTTATCATATTGGAAAACAATAGCCGCCATAATATTACCTCCTTTAATAGTTATGTATATAATAACACATAACGATTAAATTTGCAAGCAAAATCTTTAATAAAATAATAGAGAATAATATTTTTGGAGTTATTTTATAGAATGCTCGTTAGGTAAGTGCGGAATGCAGGTTTTAAGTTTTATTAAAGATTTCAAATTTAATGAGAATTAAACTTATACTTCATTTTTATTACAGAAAGATCAACTATGATTATTCTAAAATGAATGGCAGCTTCTTCTTCCAAAAAATCTTGACAACAGTAAAACTTCCAGGTCCTACGATAAATATGCTTAGTGCAATTAAAAATTCTGTAAGAGCATACTCCATGCCGCCTTTTTGTAAATCAAACCCGTGCGGCAAATGAACAATCATAATAGCACCAAACATTACAAGCATGATGTTAAGCGCACCTACTCGCGTCAAGAGCCCTGTTAGCATTGCAAGACCACCGGTAAATTCAGCAATACCCACAAGAGCAGCAATTACAATAGGCATATGCATATGAAAAGAAAATTGATATATACCAGGACCATCAAACCAATCAAACAATATACCACTTCCATGAAAAATAAAAGTCATTGCAAGAGCTAAGCGCAAAATGAATCTTGAAAGATCAAATTTCATTTCAAGTACCCTCCTAAGTGTATAAGACAAAGTTTAATAATATATTATTATATATCTAATATTTAGATTGGCTATTAAATTATTTTAAATTTGCATTATGATGCGAAAGGTATTACCAAATATTCTTCTTCATCGGGCGAAGATGTATTTAAACACCAAGCTTCAACAGAAGAAGAATCACACTTAAAACCATTAGAACGTATTACATCCCAACCCTTCAGCTTTGCGCTATCTTCATCCTGTGCATTCACAACCACACAAATATCTGGATCGCACTTCAAACACACCATATAAAGATTCACCGTAATCCCTCCTTTCACCCTTCACTACAATTATTATATAATAAAAATTACTTATTAAACCATAAATATAACTTATCAAGTATTCAGAATATTCTACAAAATTTAAATACAGTGAAGTTATTTTTAAAATTTTATAGAAGAAATGAGAGAAAATTAATATTCATTAAAAGAATATTAAAAGGTGGGGTTCTAAAAAATGCAGTTAAATAGGAAGTTAATTAAGATTATATTTCAAATCTATCCTCCTTTATGTATACCTGACCAGTAAATGAAGCAACGAGTTTCCTATTTTCATCCTTATATATTTTCACATCATAGAGTCCCAATTTTCTTGACCTGCCAGCTTCTAAGCACTCAGCAATAAGCTCTTCTCCTAAAAGAGCTGGGTTTGAATAGTTTATATTAGCAGATATCCCAACTGCAATCTTGCCATGGGAGTTCGAAGCTAAAGCGAAAGCAAAATCAGCAAATGAAAATATAGCCCCACCCTGACAAATATTTACCGCATTTAGCATATCATCCCTTACAACCATAGAAATCCTTGAATATCCAATTCTTGCTTCAAGTACTTTAATATTAAGCCATACTGCAACCTTATCATTGTCTCTCATAAACTGGACTACTTTCTCATTCACTTCATTATCTCCTACTCTAAAAATTATTTATTCATTAAATAAATATTTAATTGTAAAACAAAGGCAAATAAGACCCAAACAAGATAAAAAATATTCAGATATACCACATTTGGATATATCTCCCAGACCCCTAAGAGAGCCCAAACAAGAGTTATCAAAACGAGGAAAACATCAACCAAAGCCAGAAAATTGTTTTTTAATTTAAACTCGATTGGTGTATATAATACATTAAAAAATAAATTAAGCCCAAACGGAAGAAAAATTTGCCATGAATTAGAACCTGTTATCGTCTGAACGAAAAGATATCCAAATGACAAGAACATAAGAAAGTACAAGAAAGTCCACACAGGAGCAAAAACTCCTTTAGGTGGAGCCCAGGAAGGTTTTTTCAATGATTTGTATCTTTCTTCATAATTGTTCATTATATTGCTCTCCCTTCATATAAAGTCTTCGCACTTGATAATATTCTTTTAATCATTAATCTAAATATTATTTTATGAAATGGGATCATTGCATACCAATAAAGTCTGCCACCCAACCCATTTGGATAATAATAAGCAGTTTGAATCAGTGTGTCATAATTAATTATAAATTCAAGCCATCCCTTACCAGGAATAATCATCTGTGCCTCAAGCAATATTCTTTTACCAGGTTGAAAATCTACCAATTTCCAAAAGTCTATTGCGTCACCAATTCTAAGATTGGAACTTTCTCTTCTTGACCTATTGGTACCGTATCCTCCAAAAAGCTTGTCGATAACCCCTCGCAAAGCCCAGAGAAAATTTAGGGCGAACCAGCCATTTTTTCCACCCGCATTGGCGCAAACTTCGAAAACACTAAGTCCTAACTCGGGAGAAAATGTCGATGAAAGGCTTTCCTTGTATATCGCCTTAGATATTTCAGGTATGTGTGGGACATCACATACTAAATCTTGAGAGCTATCGCACCACCTGCTTAAAACTTGATTGTTTTGAATTTCATGTATGGCCTTTCTCACTGAGGCTTCAAAATCTAAAGTTTTAATTTCAGGAAAATATATTTTTGCATTATCATTAATCTTTATAGTTTCACTTTTTAACCCCATTATAAGCTCTTTGGCGATCTTGAAATTTACAGGAGTCAGAAAAATAAGCCAATAAGCAGAAAGCCTTGGCGTAAGAAAATTAATAGTAAAAATATATCTTTTTAATCCCATTACTTTTGCAGTACTTAATATCATTTCCTTAAAACTCATCTGCTCTAAACCAATATCTATGACTTCATTTATCTCATCTTTTAAAAAAATAGCAGCCTTTAGGTATTCTATTACGTCATCAATATAAATTGGACAGGTCTTTGTCTTGGTCCATTTTGGAGCTATCATAATCGGAAGTTTTTCAACAAGGTTTCGTAAAATTTCAAAACTGGCACTCCCCGATCCAATTATTATCCCCGTTCTAAACCATATCAATTTTACGCTTTCATTAAACTTAGAAAGTATTTCGCCAGTCATAAGTCTGCTTCTGAGGTGTCTGCTTGCATCTTGATATCTACCTAAGCCACCAAGATATACAATTCTTTTCACACCATTTTCTTTTGCTATAGCAATGAAATTTTCAGCGCTTTTCTTCTCTGCACTAATATAATCATCATTTTCAGACATCATATGTATCAAATATACTGCAACATCTATACCTCTCAAAGCTTCATCAAGTTTTTTTAGATCAAAAGTATCCCCTTCTACAATTTCAAAATTCTCAATAAACGATTGATCAAGCTTTCTTTTATTTCTAACAAGACATCTAACTTTTATATTCTTATTTTCAATCAAAGAATATGCTAGTCTTCTGCCAACGAAACCTGTCACTCCAGTGAGCAATATATTCATAATGAACAATTATAAATTAGTTTAATTAAATTTTTAAAATTATGTTAGATCCCTGAAATGATTTTACTTATTATCTCTATGCTATCAGGGTTTTCCAAACTTGTAGTATCGCTTACAATCTTGCCCTTTATAACCAATTCTCTTAAAAATCTTCTCATAATCTTTCCACTAGGAGTTTTTGGGGTAGTTGGAACACAGAAAATATCCCCAGGAAGTGCAATTTTTCCAATTTTTTCAATAATTTTTTCATTAATCTTTAATTTTATCTTCTCTTCATTACATTCTTCCCTTACAGTAACAAATACAACAGGCACCATGCCCTTTACTTCATCAGGGGTGCCTATTACCGCTGACTCTACCACTCCCTCAACCTCCATAACAGCACTTTCAATCTCCATAGTACTGATTCTATGCCCCGATACGTTTATAACGTCATCAGTTCGAGAAAGCACCCATATGTGGCCATCACTATCTCTCACAGCAGCATCA is a window encoding:
- a CDS encoding TspO/MBR family protein, coding for MNNYEERYKSLKKPSWAPPKGVFAPVWTFLYFLMFLSFGYLFVQTITGSNSWQIFLPFGLNLFFNVLYTPIEFKLKNNFLALVDVFLVLITLVWALLGVWEIYPNVVYLNIFYLVWVLFAFVLQLNIYLMNK
- a CDS encoding DoxX family protein, whose translation is MKFDLSRFILRLALAMTFIFHGSGILFDWFDGPGIYQFSFHMHMPIVIAALVGIAEFTGGLAMLTGLLTRVGALNIMLVMFGAIMIVHLPHGFDLQKGGMEYALTEFLIALSIFIVGPGSFTVVKIFWKKKLPFILE
- a CDS encoding IS1634 family transposase, whose translation is MAAIVFQYDKRSGLTYAYKSFSYWDKEKKQSRARRTLVGRVDKDTGEIIPTDGRGHKKKNNDNSNAPCKDVSRSFCGATYLFDAIGNKLGIIDDLKRCFPEKYKQILSIAYYLILEESGALYRFEKWGLLHHHPYGKDIPSQKSSELFSSITESQKQHFFTVWGKRKADNEYWAYDITSISSYSEGLAQLQYGHNKEHDALEQLNLAVVFGTVSNLPFYYRKLAGNIPDTKTLNNLLIDLSQLGFKNVKLVMDRGFYSTSNINELYSKHRKFLLSVPFSINFIKDNLETIYDTFKTYDHYDSDYELYMHTVNTTLTYKCERPYKKDTLNEKRKVYIHYYYNIEKAAEDEKRLDKLLVLLRDELLEGKTIKEHEALYAKYFNLIQTPRGGLKVEVKKDVVSKTKRYYGFFALMTNEKMSTKEALQVYRNRDVVEKAFGNLKERLNLRRLLVSSEQSLEGKLFVAFIALIYLSYIKKKMQEADLFKDYTIATLLDKLDLIECFETPGHNIRFGEILKKQYEIYEALGVEPPASL
- a CDS encoding hotdog fold thioesterase translates to MNEKVVQFMRDNDKVAVWLNIKVLEARIGYSRISMVVRDDMLNAVNICQGGAIFSFADFAFALASNSHGKIAVGISANINYSNPALLGEELIAECLEAGRSRKLGLYDVKIYKDENRKLVASFTGQVYIKEDRFEI
- a CDS encoding SDR family oxidoreductase, coding for MNILLTGVTGFVGRRLAYSLIENKNIKVRCLVRNKRKLDQSFIENFEIVEGDTFDLKKLDEALRGIDVAVYLIHMMSENDDYISAEKKSAENFIAIAKENGVKRIVYLGGLGRYQDASRHLRSRLMTGEILSKFNESVKLIWFRTGIIIGSGSASFEILRNLVEKLPIMIAPKWTKTKTCPIYIDDVIEYLKAAIFLKDEINEVIDIGLEQMSFKEMILSTAKVMGLKRYIFTINFLTPRLSAYWLIFLTPVNFKIAKELIMGLKSETIKINDNAKIYFPEIKTLDFEASVRKAIHEIQNNQVLSRWCDSSQDLVCDVPHIPEISKAIYKESLSSTFSPELGLSVFEVCANAGGKNGWFALNFLWALRGVIDKLFGGYGTNRSRRESSNLRIGDAIDFWKLVDFQPGKRILLEAQMIIPGKGWLEFIINYDTLIQTAYYYPNGLGGRLYWYAMIPFHKIIFRLMIKRILSSAKTLYEGRAI